Proteins from a single region of Chengkuizengella sediminis:
- the acsA gene encoding acetate--CoA ligase — MGKNNEEVLEVVASEANLQDYETDRSEFEWEHIIKDFSWHDSGKVNMAFEAIDRHAESMIKDKVALYYSDSIRDESYTFADMKKKSNQAGNILKDLGINKGDRVFIFMPRTPELYFVLLGAIKNGAIVGPLFEAFMETAVKDRLEDSEAVAVVTTPELLHRIQVADLPNLKHIILVGEDISLSEGQVDFNQEMKNASDKFEMEWVDLEDGLIIHYTSGSTGKPKGVFHSHNAMIQHYYTGKIVLDLQEDDIYWCTADPGWVTGTSYGIFAPWLNGATNVIRGGRFSPQDWYETIQKYKITVWYSAPTAFRMLMGAGDDVVQQFDLTSLRHVLSVGEPLNPEVIRWGLKIYNQRIHDTWWMTETGGQLICNYPRMEIKPGSMGKPIPGVDAAIIDDQGKEVPSYHMGNLAIKTPWPSMMRKIWKNEAKYEEYFRIPGWYISGDSAYRDEDGYFWFQGRIDDVINTSGERVGPFEVESKLVEHPAVAEAGVIGIPDPVRGEIIKAYISLRKGYEPSQELKEQISQYVKEGLSAHAAPREIVFKDKLPKTRSGKIMRRVLKAWELNLPTGDLSTIED; from the coding sequence ATGGGGAAAAATAATGAAGAAGTGCTGGAAGTAGTAGCTTCAGAAGCGAATTTACAAGACTACGAAACCGATCGTTCAGAGTTCGAGTGGGAGCATATTATAAAGGATTTTTCTTGGCACGATTCAGGGAAAGTGAATATGGCTTTCGAAGCGATTGATCGACATGCGGAATCAATGATAAAAGATAAGGTTGCTTTATACTATAGTGATTCAATACGTGATGAATCCTATACATTCGCAGACATGAAAAAGAAATCTAATCAAGCAGGAAATATATTAAAGGACCTTGGAATAAATAAAGGAGATCGTGTTTTTATTTTTATGCCAAGAACTCCAGAGCTTTATTTTGTCTTACTAGGAGCGATTAAAAACGGAGCCATCGTTGGTCCATTATTTGAAGCTTTTATGGAAACCGCAGTGAAAGATCGATTGGAGGATAGCGAAGCTGTTGCAGTAGTGACTACACCAGAATTACTTCATAGAATTCAAGTTGCAGATCTTCCAAATTTAAAACATATCATATTAGTTGGTGAGGATATTTCTTTATCTGAAGGACAGGTGGATTTTAATCAAGAAATGAAAAATGCTTCAGATAAGTTTGAAATGGAATGGGTTGATCTTGAAGATGGTTTAATTATTCACTATACTTCTGGCTCTACTGGGAAACCTAAAGGTGTTTTTCACTCACACAATGCGATGATTCAGCATTATTATACTGGTAAAATCGTTTTGGATTTACAAGAGGATGATATTTATTGGTGTACTGCTGATCCCGGATGGGTTACTGGAACTTCATATGGGATATTTGCTCCTTGGTTAAATGGGGCAACCAATGTGATTAGAGGTGGTAGATTTAGTCCTCAAGATTGGTATGAAACAATTCAAAAATATAAAATTACGGTATGGTACAGTGCTCCAACTGCATTTCGTATGCTGATGGGAGCAGGAGACGATGTTGTCCAACAATTTGATCTAACAAGTCTTAGACATGTATTAAGTGTAGGAGAACCACTAAATCCTGAGGTTATTCGTTGGGGGTTGAAAATATATAATCAGCGAATACATGATACTTGGTGGATGACAGAAACAGGAGGACAACTCATTTGTAATTATCCTCGGATGGAAATCAAACCTGGTTCAATGGGTAAACCTATACCCGGTGTGGATGCAGCAATCATTGATGATCAAGGAAAGGAAGTCCCTTCGTATCACATGGGGAACTTAGCAATTAAAACCCCATGGCCTTCGATGATGAGGAAAATATGGAAAAACGAAGCTAAGTATGAGGAATATTTTAGAATTCCAGGCTGGTACATATCTGGTGATTCAGCTTATCGTGATGAGGATGGTTATTTCTGGTTTCAAGGTAGAATTGATGATGTCATTAATACTTCTGGTGAAAGAGTAGGTCCATTTGAGGTAGAAAGTAAATTGGTTGAACATCCGGCTGTTGCAGAAGCCGGTGTAATTGGAATTCCTGATCCTGTACGTGGAGAAATTATTAAAGCTTATATTTCTTTGAGAAAAGGATACGAACCTTCACAAGAGTTAAAAGAACAGATTTCACAGTATGTAAAAGAAGGATTGTCTGCTCATGCAGCACCTCGTGAAATTGTATTTAAAGATAAGCTCCCTAAAACAAGAAGTGGTAAAATCATGAGACGTGTGTTAAAGGCTTGGGAATTAAACCTCCCAACTGGAGATTTATCTACAATCGAAGATTAG